From Fusobacterium varium:
CAAGTCTGTCAAATTCTTTCATTTTACATCACTCCCTCATATTCATTGAAAAATCTATCAATATTCCCTTTATAGAATACTCCTTCCTCTCTGTTTAGGTATTTCAGATTTCCCATTGTCATCATTTGAGATATTTTTTCTATATTAACTTTTTCACTCAAAAATCTTATAAAGAATCCATTTTTTTCCTGTTTAATTACTGATATTCCCAATTCTCTCGCTTTTAGCTTAATTCTTATATAATAGAAAAGATTGATAACTTCTCTTGGAGGATTTCCGAACCTATCCCTTACTTCATTCTCTAATTCCTTTAACTCATCTTGAGTTTTCAGTTCTGCTGCTCTTCTGTAAATAACGATTTTTTCATCTTTTTCTATATATTCATCAGGAATGAAAGCTGGCATATTAATTTTTATCTCCATTTCCATCTCTTCTTCTGGAGCATTTCCTTTAATACGCTGTATTTCCTCATTTAACATCTTAATATAGAGATTATAACCAAATGTTTCAAGAGCTCCATGCTGTCTGTCTCCTAATATTTCCCCAGCTCCTCTTATTCTCATATCTTCCAGTGATAATTGGAATCCTCCACCTGAATCTCCAAGGTTTTTTATAGACTCTTCTCTTTCTTTAGCTTTTTTAGTCTGATGTTCTTTAGTAAGAAGATAGCAGTAACCTTTTCTTCTTCCTCTCCCTATACGTCCCCTCAATTGATATATTTGAGAAAGTCCTAGCTTTTCTGCTCCATCAATTATCATGGTATTGGCATTTTCTATATCAATACCATTTTCAATTATAGTGGTAGATATAAGCATATCTATGTCACCATTTTCAAAGTCTTTTATCTTGTTTTTTATCTCCTTTGGAAGCATTTGACCATGGATATAATCCAATTTTAAATAATTTGGAAGAAGCTTCCTAAGTTCACTAGTTTTCTTTTCTATATTTTTTACAGAATTAAATATATAAAAAACCTGACCTTCTCTGGCTATTTCACTCATAATTATCTCTTTAAGTTTTTTATCATCTTTATCTATAAACATTGTTTCAATAGGTTTTCTTCCTTCTGGAGGAGTATCTATTATAGATAAATCCCTTATTCCCAGCAATGAAAGATTCAAAGTTCTTGGAATTGGTGTAGCCGTTAAAGTTATCATATCTATTTTATTTTTTAATTTTTTTAACTGTTCCTTAGCTTTTACTCCAAATTTTTGCTCCTCATCTATTACTACAAGTCCTAAGTCTTTAAATTTTACATCTGATGACAGAATCCTGTGAGTTCCTATAACTATATCAACAGTTCCAGCAGCTATCTTAGTCAATACTTCTTTCTGTTCTTTCTCACTTTTTAATCTGCTCAGTATTTCAATAGTTACAGGATAGTTTTTAAATCTTTCTGTAAATCTTTCATAGTGCTGCTGTGCAAGAACAGTTGTAGGTACCATGACAACTACCTGTTTTCCATCAATAGAAGCTTTAAAAGCTGCTCTCAAAGCTATTTCTGTCTTACCATATCCTACATCTCCACATACTACTCTATCCATTACTCTATCTGATTCCATATCTCTTTTTACATCTTCAATAGCTTTCAGCTGAGATGTAGTTTCTTTATAGGGAAAACTCTCCTCAAATTCCTCCTGCCATACTGTATCATGAGAAAAAGCATATCCCTTTTCAAAAGCTCTTTTTGCCTGTATTTCTATAATTTCTTTGGCAAAAATTATCATTTCCTCTTCCAGCTTCTGTCTTTTTCTTTTGAATCCTCTTCTTCCAAGCTGGTATATATCAGGTATTACTCCTGGAGTAGATACATATTTTTCAATCTTATTTATGCCTTCTACAGGTACAAAAAGTTTATCTTCATCTGCATATTTTATCTTCAGATAATCCTGTCCATTCATGGTTTCTATTCCCTGATAGATACCCACTCCATAATTCTCATGGATTATGAAGTCATTTTCTCTGATTTGAGATACATCTTTATATTTTAAATTAACTTTCTCCTTAGGTTCTCTTTTTACTTTTATTCCTTTTAATTCTCTGTCTGTAAGAATAAGTCTTTCTTTTTCTCTATAACCTTCATAATGAGGATATCTTTGTATCTCTATACTGTATTTATCAAATATCTCCTTATATCTCTTCTCTTCTTCTGACATTAAAATAATATTTTCTTTGATGCTCAATTTTTTGATATAATCATAATCTTCAAATTTTTTAATTTCTTCTTCTGAAAATCTTTTTATCTCTATTTCTTCAGCACTCTCAAGCATTTCATAAAATCTTTTTCTAAACTTTTCTTCTTCATCTCTTTCTCTAAGTATACTTTCTTCCAGTTTATATCTCAACAATTCATTGTTTTCAAAATATATCTTTAATCCTTTTATTTTATTTTTATTAATCAATTCAGAAAAGGATAATTTTCCATCTTTATTATTGTTTATATACACATTGATATTATCAAGATTCTCTATACTTTTCTGGCTTTCAAGATCAAAATATGTTATTCTCTCTATTTCATCTCCAAAAAATTCAATCCTTACAGGATAATCTCCATCACTTGAAAAAATATCAAGTATATCTCCCCTTACACTGTACTGCACTCTTTTTTCCAGCATATAGACTTTATCATATTTATTCTTTATAAGATTTTCCTGTATTTCACCTAAATTCATTTCTTTTCCTTTTTGAAAAGAAATTTTTTCTCCTTCCAAAGAATAATCCCTGAGAAATGCTTCAAGAGATATTAGTATTATAAACTTATTTTTAGATTTTAAAAGTTTAAGCAGATCATAATTGAGTTTTTCAAATTCTTCATCTTCATAACTGCTTTCAATTTTTAAAATTTTTCCATCATAAAAATCACTGAGGGTATTATAATAATCCTCAATGTTTTTGTTGGATGAGCATAGATATACTATGTTTCCTTTTATTTCTTTAAGTAAAAAGGGTATCCTCCCTCTGTATTCTGTTATCATGTCTCACTCCATTTTCATTTATTCATGTATATATTTTACTCTGTATTTTCAACTTTTCATAGTGAAAATATAATTCTGCTTTAATAATTTTATTATTTTTATATGTATATGTTCAAAAATAAATTAAGTTTTATATATTCTTCCCAATCCTCCAATATTACTGTATATATTCAGAAATTTTCCCTTTACAAATCTTAAAAAAAATAATATAATCAAACAATAAAAAATTATTATTCATTTTTTTAAAAAAAGAAAATATTTTTTTAAAACATATTAAATTTTAAGGGGGAAATCTATGAATAAAAAACTACTTGCTCTGCTCACAATGGCAGTCCTTACAGTATCAAGCTTTACTCTTCAGGCAAAAGACACAAAACTTGTGGTAGCACAGAACTCAGACGCAAAAAGTCTGAATCCTCAGATATCCAATGATATACCTACTCATAGAGTAAATATTAATATCTATGACAGACTTATTGAGAAGGATAAAGATATGAACCTTATACCTGGACTTGCTGAAAGCTGGGAACAGGTAGATCCTCTTACTCTTATTTTAAAAATAAGAAAGGGAGTTAAATTCCACAATGGAGATCCTCTTACAGTTGGAGATGTAGTATTCAGTTTAAAGAAAGCTACAGAAGCTCCTGCTTTAATGGCATATTTTGGTGACTTAGATAAAATAGAAGCTGTAGATGAAAATACAGTTAAAATAACAACAAAAGTTCCTTATGGTCCTCTTGTTAACTACCTTGCCCATGTAGGTGCTGGGATAATGAGTGAAAAAGCTGTAACAGCTGGTGGAAGCGACTACGGACAACACCCCGTTGGAACAGGACCATTTATATTTGAATCTTGGACTTCTGGTGACAGAATAGTTCTAAAAGCTAATCCTGATTATTATAAAGGAAAACCTGGAGTTGACTCATTAACTTTTAGAGTTATTCCAGAAGGGACAAACAGAACAATAGCTCTTGAAACTGGAGAAGCTGATATTGCTTATGATATAGATCCTATTGATATGGATATGGTTAAAAATAATCCTAAATTAAAAGCAGATCAGAATTCTGCTATGAGTATGACATATCTTGGATTTAATACTCAAAGAGCTCCTTTTGATAAAAAAGAAGTAAGACAGGCAATAGCTTATGCAACTGATGCTGACAGTATTATTAATGCTGTTTTTCTTAAAGCTGCTAAAAAAGCTAACTCACCTGTATCTCCCAATGTATTTGGATACAATAAAGATGCAAAACTTTACACTCAAAATATAGCTAAAGCTAAAGAATTATTAGCTAAAGCTGGATATCCTAATGGATTCAAAGCAAGAATATGGACAAATGATAAAAGTGTAAGAAAAGATACAGCTGTTATCCTTCAAGATCAACTTAAACAAATTGGTATAGATGTACAGATTGAGATTCTTGAATGGGGTTCTTACTTGGATAGAGTTGCAAAAGGAGAACATGACATGTTTATCCTTGGATGGTCTTCTAGTGCTGACTCTGACTCAGCTATGTATGCTCTTTTCCACTCTAAAAATTTAGGTGGAGCTGGAAACAGAACTTTCTATAAAAATGCAAAAGTTGATGAACTTCTTGATAAAGCAAGAGAAAGTACAGTTCCTGAAGACAGAATTAAATATTATAAAGAACTTCAAGATATAATTCAAGAAGATCTTCCTATGTTTGCACTTGTCTATCCAGATGAAATCACTGGAATGCAGAAAAATATAGAAGGATTTGTTTTCCATCCAGAAGGAACACACTATCTTGCACCAATTACAAAAAAATAATATAAATTAAAAATAAACAGCTGTCAAATTAACTTTGATGGCTGTTTTTATATTAAAAGGATAATTATTAAAGTACCCCCTTCAATCTTATTGTTGTCAAAATGAAACTCCAGTTTAAACATACTAAATCTCCTTAAATGAATGTAATTTATCTACTATCAATAAGAAATGCTAATTACTTATCAATATGAAAAAGACTTTCACATAGTGAAAGCCTATCTCATAGCGTTTTTTATTACATTCATTTAAGTACCCTTTCAGGTATCTTTATTATACCACATTTTCTTAAAAAATCAATTTCATGCTTCTTTACTCTCTCTAAATTAAATTTCTATCACATATTCATCATCTATCAATATATAATCACAATCATATTTTTGACACATTTCAAAATTTTTAATATTTTCTTCTATTATCATTTCCTTTGTCCAAAATGAATCATTAACTCTTTTTTCTATAATATTTGCATAGCCTTTTATTTTAGAGAAGTTTTTTTGAATATATTTTTCTGTCATAATAAGACAAAAGTATCTCATATGTTCCAAATATTTTTCTTCAAAATCTTTCTTCCAATCAAATGGTATATAACATCCTTCCACTATAAGATTTTGTCTGTTTTCAACTGCTGTCTTTATCATTTCTCTAACAACAGGCCACAAATAAGCAGTTAGTTCATTATTATCATTTGGAGTAAGAGTTGTTTTCCCACTCCTTATCAGTCCCATTTTTAAGTGGTCAATGGATAAGTATGGAAACTTATATTTTTCTAGTAACTTTTGTGCCATAAGTGTTTTTCCAGTATGTGAACTTCCTGCAATCAATATAATCATAAATTCTCCTCTGACTTTTATTGAACAAATTTATAAAAAAGAGGATGGCTTAAAAAATTACTTTTTACTTAGTAAGCCACCCTCACTATAATTTAAAATATTATATTATTACTCTATTTTTTCCAATTGAAATATATTTCCAGACTGTATATACTCTAAATTTCTTGTAATCTTTTCTACTGGCCAATTCCACCATTTTATTTTAAGCAACTTGTCTATTATATCATCTGAAAAACGTTTTTTTAGCACTCTGGCTGGACTTCCTCCAACAATTGCATAAGGTGGAACATCTTTAGTAACAACTGCTCTTGTCCCAATAATAGCTCCATCTCCAATAGTTACCCCTGACATTATCACAGCTTCATAGCCAATCCATACATCATTTCCTATTACAATATCTCTTCTATTATCCCATGAATCTCTTACATTCATTTTATGTCCCCATTCCTCATTAAATAATGGAAAAGTATAAGTAGATAAAGAATGCATTGTATGATTAGCACAGTTCATTAAAAATTTAGTACCACAGGCAATGGAACAAAACTTTCCAATAATAAGTTTATCCTCATTTATTGGGTAATGATAAAGTACATTATTCTTTTGAAATCCTAAAGGATCATTATAAAAGTCATTATAAATGGTATAGTCTCCAACTTGAATACTAGGATTTGTAATTATATTTTTTAAATATACTATCTGTTTATCATTTGTTCTTGGGTATATTTTATTTATATCTGGAATAGTCATAGCAATCTCCTTTTTGATTTAATCTATTTAAAAACTACTCCAGTAAAAACAATACAAAGCTTCATTTTCCACCTCCATTAAATTAACAGAGAATATTTTATTTCAAATATCCCACTAAAAGAGCTATATCATTTCCTGTAACTCCGCTTATTCTAGAAGCTTCTCCTATTGAAAGAGGTTTTATTTCTTCCAGTCCACATCTAGCTATATTAGATATTCCTTTCACTTCTGAGAAATCAAAATCAACAGGTATTTTTACTTCCTCAAGTCTTTTAAATTTCTCGATTTGCTCATTTTCTCTTTGGATAAAGATTTCATATTTTATCATTGTTTCTATCTGATTTTTTATAAACCCAGGATAATCATTTATCTCTGTTATATCTTTTAGGCTGTCATAAGTGACCTCTTTTATCTTTAAAAGATCCCCTATTTTTACACCCTTTGTAAGTTTCTGATCTGATCCAAGTTTTTCAAGAAGTGCATTAGCCTGTACCATTGGTACACTTATCTCTTTTAATCTTACTATTTCATCATTCACTATTTTTATAGAATTTTCTAGGTAATCAAGTTTTTTAGAAGATAGAATTCCTATCTCCTTAGCCTTTGTAAAAAGCCTCATAAAGGCATTATCAAACCTAAGAGTTAATCTATATTCAGATCTTGATGGAAGGACTCTATAAGGCTCTGGTGTCTTCTTATGGATTATATCATCTATAAGTACACCTATATATCCTTCACTTCTGTCGATAATAACTGGTTCCTTTCCATCTGCCTTTCTTGCAGCATTTACCCCTGCTATAAATCCCTGACATGCAGCTTCTTCATAACCAGATGTTCCATTTATCTGACCTGCAAAGTAAAGTCCTTCTATTTTTTTACTCTCCAGACTTGGATAAAGCTGAGCTGCTGGAGCATAGTCATACTCTACTGCATAACCATATCTCATTACCCTTGCATTTTCCAATCCTGCTATTGTTCTCATCATTGCTTCCTGAGCAAATGGAGGCATTGCAGTAGTAAGTCCATTTACATATACTTCTTCTGATTCTGCTGATTCCAGTTCCAAAAATATCTGATGATTTGATTTATCTGGGAAATTTATTACTTTTCTATCAAGAGATGGACAATGTCTAGGCCCATGAGTTTTTATTATTCCACTGACTATTGGAGAATATTGAAGCATTTCCTTTGCTACTTCTATTGTTTTTTCTGTAGTATAAGTTAACCAAGTAGGAACTACATTATTTCTCTCTTTATCAGTGAATATAGAAAAATATCTTGGATGTTCTTCCCCCTTTAACTCCTTCATTTTACTGAAGTCT
This genomic window contains:
- the mfd gene encoding transcription-repair coupling factor, with translation MITEYRGRIPFLLKEIKGNIVYLCSSNKNIEDYYNTLSDFYDGKILKIESSYEDEEFEKLNYDLLKLLKSKNKFIILISLEAFLRDYSLEGEKISFQKGKEMNLGEIQENLIKNKYDKVYMLEKRVQYSVRGDILDIFSSDGDYPVRIEFFGDEIERITYFDLESQKSIENLDNINVYINNNKDGKLSFSELINKNKIKGLKIYFENNELLRYKLEESILRERDEEEKFRKRFYEMLESAEEIEIKRFSEEEIKKFEDYDYIKKLSIKENIILMSEEEKRYKEIFDKYSIEIQRYPHYEGYREKERLILTDRELKGIKVKREPKEKVNLKYKDVSQIRENDFIIHENYGVGIYQGIETMNGQDYLKIKYADEDKLFVPVEGINKIEKYVSTPGVIPDIYQLGRRGFKRKRQKLEEEMIIFAKEIIEIQAKRAFEKGYAFSHDTVWQEEFEESFPYKETTSQLKAIEDVKRDMESDRVMDRVVCGDVGYGKTEIALRAAFKASIDGKQVVVMVPTTVLAQQHYERFTERFKNYPVTIEILSRLKSEKEQKEVLTKIAAGTVDIVIGTHRILSSDVKFKDLGLVVIDEEQKFGVKAKEQLKKLKNKIDMITLTATPIPRTLNLSLLGIRDLSIIDTPPEGRKPIETMFIDKDDKKLKEIIMSEIAREGQVFYIFNSVKNIEKKTSELRKLLPNYLKLDYIHGQMLPKEIKNKIKDFENGDIDMLISTTIIENGIDIENANTMIIDGAEKLGLSQIYQLRGRIGRGRRKGYCYLLTKEHQTKKAKEREESIKNLGDSGGGFQLSLEDMRIRGAGEILGDRQHGALETFGYNLYIKMLNEEIQRIKGNAPEEEMEMEIKINMPAFIPDEYIEKDEKIVIYRRAAELKTQDELKELENEVRDRFGNPPREVINLFYYIRIKLKARELGISVIKQEKNGFFIRFLSEKVNIEKISQMMTMGNLKYLNREEGVFYKGNIDRFFNEYEGVM
- a CDS encoding ABC transporter periplasmic component protein: MNKKLLALLTMAVLTVSSFTLQAKDTKLVVAQNSDAKSLNPQISNDIPTHRVNINIYDRLIEKDKDMNLIPGLAESWEQVDPLTLILKIRKGVKFHNGDPLTVGDVVFSLKKATEAPALMAYFGDLDKIEAVDENTVKITTKVPYGPLVNYLAHVGAGIMSEKAVTAGGSDYGQHPVGTGPFIFESWTSGDRIVLKANPDYYKGKPGVDSLTFRVIPEGTNRTIALETGEADIAYDIDPIDMDMVKNNPKLKADQNSAMSMTYLGFNTQRAPFDKKEVRQAIAYATDADSIINAVFLKAAKKANSPVSPNVFGYNKDAKLYTQNIAKAKELLAKAGYPNGFKARIWTNDKSVRKDTAVILQDQLKQIGIDVQIEILEWGSYLDRVAKGEHDMFILGWSSSADSDSAMYALFHSKNLGGAGNRTFYKNAKVDELLDKARESTVPEDRIKYYKELQDIIQEDLPMFALVYPDEITGMQKNIEGFVFHPEGTHYLAPITKK
- a CDS encoding putative acetyltransferase, which gives rise to MTIPDINKIYPRTNDKQIVYLKNIITNPSIQVGDYTIYNDFYNDPLGFQKNNVLYHYPINEDKLIIGKFCSIACGTKFLMNCANHTMHSLSTYTFPLFNEEWGHKMNVRDSWDNRRDIVIGNDVWIGYEAVIMSGVTIGDGAIIGTRAVVTKDVPPYAIVGGSPARVLKKRFSDDIIDKLLKIKWWNWPVEKITRNLEYIQSGNIFQLEKIE
- a CDS encoding tRNA uridine 5-carboxymethylaminomethyl modification protein: MEMKQYEVIVVGGGHGGVEASLAAARLGKKTAMFTLYLDTIAMMSCNPSIGGPGKSNLVAEMDILGGEMGRHTDKFNLQLKHLNESKGPAARITRGQADKYLYRTEMRKILEHTDNLEIIQDCVDEIMVENGKIKGIITRLGIKYYAECVVLATGTFLKGKIVIGDVAYSAGRQGENSAEKLSDSLREHGINIERYQTATPPRLDKRSIDFSKMKELKGEEHPRYFSIFTDKERNNVVPTWLTYTTEKTIEVAKEMLQYSPIVSGIIKTHGPRHCPSLDRKVINFPDKSNHQIFLELESAESEEVYVNGLTTAMPPFAQEAMMRTIAGLENARVMRYGYAVEYDYAPAAQLYPSLESKKIEGLYFAGQINGTSGYEEAACQGFIAGVNAARKADGKEPVIIDRSEGYIGVLIDDIIHKKTPEPYRVLPSRSEYRLTLRFDNAFMRLFTKAKEIGILSSKKLDYLENSIKIVNDEIVRLKEISVPMVQANALLEKLGSDQKLTKGVKIGDLLKIKEVTYDSLKDITEINDYPGFIKNQIETMIKYEIFIQRENEQIEKFKRLEEVKIPVDFDFSEVKGISNIARCGLEEIKPLSIGEASRISGVTGNDIALLVGYLK